In the genome of Polyangia bacterium, the window TGGGCCTGGTCGAACTGCGCAAGCGCAACATCAGCCCAGCGATCAGCCAGTTCCGGCAGGCGGTGGAGCTGAACCCGGCCTTCAACGAAGCGCGCCTGAACCTGGCAGCCCTGTCGCTGAACAACCGGGACTACAAGACCGCCGAGGAGAATTTCCAGGCGGTGCTGCAGGCGCAGCCGAAGAACTACGAGGCGATGATCGGCCTTGGCGTCGCGTTGCGCGGCAACAAGAAGATCGACGATGCGGAAGCGCAGTACATCGCCGCGCAGAAGCTGGATCCGCAAAACCCTTCCAGCTATTTCAATCTGGGTTTGCTGTACCAGGATTACAAAGACGGGCAGAAGCCGGCCCTGCAGAAGGCGCAGGACTATTACCGGCAGTTTCTGGGCAAGGCCAACGGGTCAACGCCGGACGGCCTGCGCCGCGACGCTGAGAAGCGCATCAAGGACATCGACGAAATTTATGTCGCGCTGGCAGAGGCGGCCAAGCTGCAGGCCGAAGCGGAAGAGATGCAGCGCAAGGCCGAAGAGCAGCAAAAGCAGATGGAAGAGCAGATGAAGAAGCAAGAGGCCGACGAGGCCACGGCGGCCGGCAAAACCGGCGCAAAGCAGGCTGGGGCCAAACCGGCCGACGGTGCTGGCGTCACCAGCCCCCCGCCCGCTGACGGCTCGGCGGCACCGGCTGCCGCCGCCGCCGACGCCACCGCTCCCGGCGGCAAGAAAAAGAAGAAGAAATAGCCGGCATCCGGCCGCGGCTTTTTGCAAAATATTTGGGAACCCCGGAGCCAGGCGATTGTCTGAACAAGGCCCGCCGGACTCCCCAGAGCCAGGAGTATCAACATGAAGCTGCTGACATTGACCGCGTTACTAGGCCTTTTGGGCGCCTCCGGCACTGCCTTCGCTCAGGCGAAAGGTGGCGACGAAGGTGGCGACGCCAAGTACAAGGCGAAGACCGTCTACGACTTCGAGGACGACATGGTCGAAGGCGACCTGCAGCGTCCCGACGGCGAGCTGGTTAACTCTTTGAAGAAGACCGAGCACTCGAGCCTGATCGAAATTCGCAAGGACTTCATCCCCGAGATGCTGAAGTCGCTCGAAGACATTTAGGCCGCGCGCCCCACATACGCCGGCCGCTCTTGCCGCATCTCGAACCGCGACGCTTGCCGAAACCGCAGACAGGAGAGATTCAATGGCCGACGTGAAGGTCCCCCTCAAGTTCCAGATCTATAAAGGGGACGCGCTGGTTCGCGAAGAGGTCCTGACCCAGGACGTGATCAAGGTCGGTAAGCTGCCGTCTTCGCACCTGCGGATCGATGACGAAACTGTCTCGCGTATGCACGCGGTCATCGAGATCACCGGGCCGGACGAGGTGCATATCATCGACCTCGGTTCGACGCGCGGGACGCTGGTAAACGGCGAACGCGTGACCAAGACCCGTCTGCAATCGGGCGACGAAGTGATGTTCGGCGAGAGCCGCGTGGTGGTGACGTTCCTGCCCGCCCAGTACGGCGACGCCCCCGCGGCGCCCGCGCCGGTCTCCGCCCGCACGGCACGCATGCCGCCCGGCTACCAGGCGCCACCACCGCCCACCGGTTTCGCGTCGGCCCCGCCGGCGTATCAGGCGCCGGCGCCTGCGCTCTTCGAAGGCGGCGCCAACCCGGCCGCCGCCGAGGTCGAGGTGCATGACGGCTCGCGCGCGATGGAGGTGCAGACCCTCTATCACAACGTCGTCATCGGCACGCGCCACCTGTTCAATCCGGAAGGCAAGAGCACGCACAAGCAGGGGACGAACTTCCTGCTGGGCGGCGTCGCGCTCGCGGTCATCGCCTTGGCCGTGTTCGTCTACACCGCCATCGACGTCGGCCGCGAAAAGGTCGCTTACGAGGCGTGGCAGACCGCCGGCAACGAGGCCAAGAACTTCCCCTTTAAGCCGCGCACGGCCGGCAGCGACATTGTCGTGTTCGGCGGTTTGATCGTCGGCATGTCGCTGGCGTATATGGGTCTCAAACGGCGGGGCAAGACCAGCCCGAACTTCATCATTGGTTCAGACGCCGACGTCGACGCGCCGGTCTCGTCGGATTACGTACCGTCGCCGTCGCACCCGCTGGTGGCGGCCAATGGGACCGACTATGTCGTCAACGTCACCCCGCGCATGTCGGGCGAGGTCTACGTCGACAATCAGAGCTACCCGTTGCAGCAGTTCATTCAACAACGCGGGTCCAGCTTTTCGTTGCCGCCGGGTGGCCGCGCCAAGCTGGATTGCGGCGAGACCACGTTCCTGGTCAGCGCCACCGCCAAGCCGCGCGCTCTGGAGGTGCCGTTCTTTATTTGGCGCTGGGAAGAGCAGGTCTACACCGTCGGCTCGGTGGTTGCGCTGGGTCTGTTCCTGCTGATGATCTTCTCGGTCCCGCCGGATCCGAAGTCGCTGTCGCTGGATCTCTTCAACTCGGACAACCGCTTCGTCAAATTCCTGATCAAGCCGCCCGAGGAAAAAGAGGAAGAAATTCCCGAGTGGCTGAAGAAGAAAGGCCCGGAGGAACAGGGCGGCAAGGGCAAGCGCCACAAGGGCGAAGAAGGCAAGATGGGCAAGAAGACCTCCAAGAACAAGGAGGGTCTCTACGGTCTCAAGGGTCCGAAGGACAACCCGGATCCGCACCTGGCGAAGAAGCTGGCCGAGGAAGAGGCGAAGAACGCCGGCATCCTCGGGGTCCTCAAGCAGTCGGAGGGTTCGCACATCGCTTCGATCTTCGGTCGCGACGCGGCGCTGGGCAACGACGCGGACAACGTCCTCGGTGGTTTGATCGGCAACCAGATCGGCGAAGCTTACGGCGTCGGCGGTCTGGGTCTGGTCGGCACCGGCTCGGGCGGCGGCGGCACGGGTGAAGGGACCATCGGTCTTGGCAACCTGGGCACCATCGGCAAGGGTGGTGGCGGCGGCAACGGCTCGGGCTACGGCCGTGGCGCCGGCGGTTTGGGTGGTCGTCGAGCCAAGGCGCCGGACGTGATCCCCGGTCAGGCCAACGTGCGCGGTTCGCTGGATAAGGAAATCATCCGCCGCATCATTCGCCGCCACATCAACGAGGTGAAGTTCTGCTACGAGCAGGAGCTGACGAAGAAGCCGGAGCTTGGCGGCCGCATCATGGTGCAGTTCACCATCGCGGCGTCGGGTCAGGTCATCGCGTCGGTGCTGCAGAACTCGACCATGAGCAACCCGCGCGTCGAAAACTGCACCGTGCAGGCGGTGCGACGCTGGGAGTTCCCGAAGCCGCTCGGTGGCGGTATCGTCATCGTCTCGTACCCGTTCGTCCTTACCCCCGCCGGCGCCGGAGAGTGAAGCCAATGTTGAGACTGGGAACGTTCGTCAACGCACGAACCGTGGTTTTCCTGCTGGGACTGGGACTGCCCGCCTGTGAAGGCTTCGTCTGCAGCCAGGAACGCATCAAGGCCATCGAGTTGGCCAACCGCGGCGCCGAGGAGTTCAAGAACAACCTCTACGATTCGTCCGAAAAAGACCTGAAGCAGGCCATCCAGGTCGACCCGTCCTACGAGATCGCCCACTACAACCTGGGCAAGGTCTATCAAAAGCAGCGCAAGTGGGACAAAGCCGCCGAGTCGTTCGAGGCGGCCGTCCAGCGCGCGCCCAACAACGGCAATTACAGCTATGACCTCGGTGAGGCCTACCTGGAAGCGAAAGAGGTCGACAAGGCCGAGAAGGCGTTGATCGCGGCGACCAAGGCCGACCCGAAGTTGTTCAAGGCGTGGTGGCGTCTCGGCCTGGTGTACAAGATGCTCGACCGCCCGAAGGAGGCGGACGATGCCCTTCGACACGCCATCGAGGCCAACACGCGCTTTTCAAAATCATACGTCGCCCTCGGCTATCTGTACCTGGACTACGACTTCAACAAAGAGGCGGCGCAGGTGTTTCAAGGCTGCGTCACGGCCAAGGACGACGACGGCGAGTGCCACAACGGGTACGGCCTGGCTTTGAAGAATCTGAAACAGTACGAGCAAGCCACCGGCGAGTTCAAGAAGGCTATCAATCTTGACCCCGACCTGATCGACGCGCTTTACAACGCGGGGATGGCCTACGCCGACTGGTACGACGATGCTCACGGCAACGATCAGAAGGAAAACGCCCGCACGTACCTGCAGAAGTTCGTCGCCGCCGGCGGCAAGAACACCGACGCCAACTACGTCAAGGCAGCCAACGACAAGCTGTACGCGCTGTCGGGGCCCTAGCGCCGGTCACCCACCTAGGCCGACCATCGCGTTCACTCGCGACTCGCCCAACCAAAGCGACCGCCGCGCGCACCAGCGCCGACGGTCGCTTTGCTGTTTTTTGCCACGCCCCAGCGTGCTATAAAACACTCCCGATTTTCTACTCGGTTTCGCACAGTTAGGCCGGCGAGGGGGGAGGGGCCGCAGAGCTTTGGCGGGTCTTCCCAACGCGTGATCGCCGATCTCGATCGGATCTGGAGGGGACGCAGTGGACCAGCAGTCGAAGCAAGGCTCGGAGCCGGGCAAGGATGCCAAGCGCAAGAAGGACGCAGAGGACGGCGTGCCTTCTGGCGGTAACGGCTCGCACAATGGTCAAGACGACTTTCCACCAGAGCTTGCCACCCAGGCTACCGCTGCGCTTGAAGCGGAGAAGCTGTCGGTCGAAAAAGGGATCGATGCGTGGAAGAAACTCGTCGCTTCCTCGCCGGGGGCGTGGGCCCCGCGCCGCGAGCTGGCCCGCGTTTACCGCAAGGCGGAGCGCTGGAACGCCTTCGTCGAGGTGATGAAAGACGCCGTCGACAAAGCCAATTGGTCCAAGCCCGAAGACAAGATCCCCGTCCTTTTCGAGATGATCGAGATCTATCGCGACCGGCTGAAGCTGGACGTGATGGTGGTGAACGCCTTTAACCAGATCCTGAACATCCAGCCCGCCAATGTCACGGCGTCCGACGCGCTGGCCACGCAGTACGAGAACATGAAACGCTGGCCGGATCTGATCTCGCTGCTGCGCAAAAAGGCCGGCGTGGTCACCGAACCAGAAGAAAAAGTCGCGCTGCACCTGCGCGTGGCCAATTTGTTTTTGGAGAAGTTCTCCAATCAGGCCGAGGCGATCAAGTCGTTCGAGGTGATCCTCGATCTCGCGCCGGAGAACCCGGAGGCGCTGT includes:
- a CDS encoding tetratricopeptide repeat protein — protein: MLRLGTFVNARTVVFLLGLGLPACEGFVCSQERIKAIELANRGAEEFKNNLYDSSEKDLKQAIQVDPSYEIAHYNLGKVYQKQRKWDKAAESFEAAVQRAPNNGNYSYDLGEAYLEAKEVDKAEKALIAATKADPKLFKAWWRLGLVYKMLDRPKEADDALRHAIEANTRFSKSYVALGYLYLDYDFNKEAAQVFQGCVTAKDDDGECHNGYGLALKNLKQYEQATGEFKKAINLDPDLIDALYNAGMAYADWYDDAHGNDQKENARTYLQKFVAAGGKNTDANYVKAANDKLYALSGP
- a CDS encoding AgmX/PglI C-terminal domain-containing protein, encoding MADVKVPLKFQIYKGDALVREEVLTQDVIKVGKLPSSHLRIDDETVSRMHAVIEITGPDEVHIIDLGSTRGTLVNGERVTKTRLQSGDEVMFGESRVVVTFLPAQYGDAPAAPAPVSARTARMPPGYQAPPPPTGFASAPPAYQAPAPALFEGGANPAAAEVEVHDGSRAMEVQTLYHNVVIGTRHLFNPEGKSTHKQGTNFLLGGVALAVIALAVFVYTAIDVGREKVAYEAWQTAGNEAKNFPFKPRTAGSDIVVFGGLIVGMSLAYMGLKRRGKTSPNFIIGSDADVDAPVSSDYVPSPSHPLVAANGTDYVVNVTPRMSGEVYVDNQSYPLQQFIQQRGSSFSLPPGGRAKLDCGETTFLVSATAKPRALEVPFFIWRWEEQVYTVGSVVALGLFLLMIFSVPPDPKSLSLDLFNSDNRFVKFLIKPPEEKEEEIPEWLKKKGPEEQGGKGKRHKGEEGKMGKKTSKNKEGLYGLKGPKDNPDPHLAKKLAEEEAKNAGILGVLKQSEGSHIASIFGRDAALGNDADNVLGGLIGNQIGEAYGVGGLGLVGTGSGGGGTGEGTIGLGNLGTIGKGGGGGNGSGYGRGAGGLGGRRAKAPDVIPGQANVRGSLDKEIIRRIIRRHINEVKFCYEQELTKKPELGGRIMVQFTIAASGQVIASVLQNSTMSNPRVENCTVQAVRRWEFPKPLGGGIVIVSYPFVLTPAGAGE